In the Hyphomonadaceae bacterium BL14 genome, one interval contains:
- a CDS encoding beta-propeller domain-containing protein → MAGSGFHLARRGLIGAVAASLVSLGAAGCATVQRSDTASLPGFSTDEELREFLAPGGDLMVAARVPPPPAPPPPPSAPAPPGAAPSAPGPSAAPQESVTVSASVSTENDSITNVQVAGVDEGGIVKVSGDYLVILRRGRLFTVSTADGDLRAVDAIDAYPPGASARWDWYDEMLVSGDLIVVIGYSYRRGGTEINRFRLAADGTLSFIDSHHLRSDDYYSDRNYASRLIGDRLILYAPLSFQWNSRDVLDDMPGLSRWTPDREGPQFERIASASNVFIPAPLRAQSAEYVEAMHTVTQCDLAEPELRCKATVVLGPEARTFFVSGDSVYVWLNTYRRVEDDSLSFLVRIPLEAGPPSAVEVKGEPLDQFSFNANTAQSRIDVLVADEGYGDAMWNADLTRGRPALLRLPLSRFGDGGGAAPASDYQFLPGDEYAYLDRNRFVGDRLLYALSRWRDGKSDYSLVIVPVEGGEPVEFAVPEGIDRIEPVGRDAVVVGGRDAAVFLTVDLTDAQPSIIDRYVERGAREAESRSHAFFYNPDTASRDGADGLLGLPVINRGARAAGADMLFLRRDARRLSDYGRLESEAPAGVDDGCQASCVDWYGDARPIFLRGRVFALLGYELVEGDASGARIRETRRIDYTPQPERRAGK, encoded by the coding sequence ATGGCCGGATCTGGATTTCATCTCGCGCGGCGCGGCCTGATCGGGGCCGTCGCTGCGTCGCTTGTCAGCCTTGGCGCTGCCGGCTGCGCGACCGTCCAGCGGTCCGATACGGCGAGCCTGCCTGGCTTCAGCACAGACGAGGAGCTGCGGGAGTTTCTGGCGCCCGGCGGCGATCTCATGGTCGCCGCGCGCGTCCCGCCGCCGCCCGCCCCGCCTCCACCGCCGTCAGCTCCGGCACCGCCGGGGGCTGCCCCGTCCGCCCCGGGGCCCTCCGCCGCGCCGCAGGAGAGCGTCACGGTGAGCGCCTCAGTTTCGACGGAGAACGATTCCATCACCAATGTGCAGGTCGCCGGGGTGGACGAGGGCGGGATCGTCAAGGTCAGCGGGGATTATCTGGTGATCTTGCGGCGCGGGCGGCTGTTCACCGTGTCAACGGCAGACGGGGATCTGCGCGCCGTGGACGCCATCGACGCCTACCCGCCCGGCGCCAGCGCGCGCTGGGACTGGTATGACGAAATGCTGGTGTCCGGCGATCTCATTGTCGTCATCGGCTACAGCTACCGGCGCGGCGGAACCGAGATCAACCGCTTCCGTCTGGCTGCGGACGGGACGCTGTCCTTCATCGATTCCCATCATCTCAGATCGGACGATTATTATTCCGATCGCAATTACGCCTCGCGCCTTATCGGCGACCGGCTCATCCTCTACGCGCCGCTGTCGTTCCAGTGGAATTCACGCGATGTGCTCGACGACATGCCGGGCCTGAGCCGCTGGACGCCCGACCGCGAGGGACCGCAATTTGAGCGCATCGCCAGCGCCAGCAACGTCTTCATCCCCGCCCCGCTGCGTGCCCAGAGTGCAGAATACGTTGAAGCCATGCACACCGTGACCCAGTGCGATCTGGCCGAGCCGGAACTGCGCTGCAAGGCCACAGTGGTGCTGGGGCCGGAGGCGCGCACCTTCTTTGTGTCAGGGGACTCTGTCTATGTCTGGCTGAACACTTACCGCAGGGTGGAGGATGACAGCCTCAGCTTCCTCGTCCGCATCCCGTTGGAGGCGGGGCCGCCCAGCGCCGTCGAGGTGAAAGGCGAGCCGCTCGATCAGTTCTCGTTCAACGCCAATACGGCCCAGAGCCGGATTGATGTGCTAGTCGCCGACGAGGGCTATGGCGATGCAATGTGGAACGCGGACCTGACGCGCGGACGCCCCGCCCTTCTGCGGCTGCCCCTCTCGCGGTTTGGCGATGGCGGCGGGGCGGCACCCGCCTCCGACTATCAGTTCCTGCCGGGCGACGAATACGCCTATCTCGACCGCAACCGGTTTGTCGGCGACCGGCTGCTCTACGCCCTCAGCCGCTGGCGGGATGGGAAAAGTGATTATTCCCTGGTCATCGTGCCGGTGGAGGGCGGTGAGCCGGTGGAGTTTGCCGTGCCTGAAGGCATCGACCGGATCGAGCCGGTGGGCCGCGACGCCGTCGTGGTCGGCGGCCGGGATGCAGCGGTCTTCCTCACCGTCGATCTGACTGACGCACAGCCCTCCATCATCGACCGGTATGTCGAGCGCGGTGCCCGCGAGGCGGAATCGCGCAGCCACGCCTTCTTCTACAATCCCGACACCGCCAGCCGGGATGGCGCGGATGGCCTGCTGGGCCTGCCCGTCATCAATCGCGGTGCCAGGGCAGCCGGTGCGGACATGCTGTTCCTGCGCCGGGATGCGCGCCGGCTGTCAGATTATGGACGGCTGGAATCCGAGGCGCCGGCGGGCGTGGATGATGGCTGTCAGGCGTCCTGCGTCGACTGGTATGGCGACGCCCGCCCGATCTTCCTGCGCGGCCGCGTGTTTGCACTGCTGGGCTATGAGCTGGTGGAAGGCGACGCCTCGGGCGCGCGCATTCGCGAGACGCGGCGCATCGATTACACGCCGCAGCCCGAGAGGCGGGCGGGGAAGTAG
- a CDS encoding N-acetylmuramoyl-L-alanine amidase: MTGFCIACRAAVRLMALAATGLLGACASGSLIDTRHASEAHDSRVRYIIVHYTAVDFDESLRLLSRTGVSSHYLIDRDPARIHRLVPEHRRARHAGVSSWRGETYLNTASIGIEIVNRGYDWGAPDDWEPYDEAQIAAAAWLIADIAARNEILPHRILGHAEVSPGRKSDPGPLFPWRRLAWAGLIPWPDETRLEALTAQYQEALPDAAWHQARLRRHGYPIQETGAWDEQTRTVLSVFQMRFRPARHDGVTDAQTAALLDLATDPDGLMIRGADGVWRAYRRR; encoded by the coding sequence ATGACCGGATTCTGCATTGCCTGCCGGGCGGCCGTCCGGCTCATGGCGCTCGCCGCAACGGGGCTGCTTGGCGCGTGCGCAAGCGGCTCCCTGATCGACACGCGCCATGCCAGCGAGGCGCATGACAGCCGGGTGCGCTATATCATCGTGCATTACACGGCGGTGGATTTCGACGAGTCCCTGCGCCTGCTCTCCCGGACCGGGGTCTCCAGCCACTATCTCATCGACCGCGACCCCGCGCGCATTCACCGGCTGGTGCCCGAGCATCGGCGCGCGCGCCATGCCGGCGTCTCCAGCTGGCGCGGCGAGACCTATCTCAACACCGCCTCTATCGGGATCGAGATCGTCAATCGCGGCTATGACTGGGGCGCGCCGGACGACTGGGAGCCCTATGACGAGGCGCAGATCGCGGCCGCCGCCTGGCTAATCGCCGACATCGCGGCGCGCAACGAGATTCTCCCCCACCGCATTCTGGGCCATGCGGAGGTTTCGCCGGGACGCAAGTCTGATCCCGGGCCGTTGTTTCCGTGGCGGCGCCTGGCCTGGGCCGGGCTCATTCCGTGGCCGGACGAAACGAGACTGGAGGCGCTGACCGCGCAGTATCAGGAGGCGCTTCCCGACGCGGCCTGGCATCAGGCGCGCCTGCGCCGGCACGGCTACCCGATTCAGGAAACCGGCGCGTGGGACGAGCAGACCCGCACGGTGCTGAGCGTTTTCCAGATGCGCTTCCGCCCGGCTCGCCACGATGGCGTGACCGACGCTCAGACGGCGGCGCTGCTGGATCTGGCGACGGACCCGGACGGGTTGATGATCCGCGGCGCGGACGGGGTGTGGCGGGCATACCGGAGGCGGTGA
- a CDS encoding DUF1254 domain-containing protein: protein MRYLGPALFTLITLIAAAAAGWFALTRNPDGLSLRDLGQTAGEAYVFGYPLVLMEETRAVMLARVEADGEPGGVNTLHHRRDLPQAGDDTVVRPNLDTLYSIAWLDLSDGPAVLRWPDMGERYWLLQVLDAWTDVAGAPGSRTAGSGPGLAFITGPDWDGPALPGAVHVRVSTPMAWVIGRIEIAPGEDFAPVHALQDGISLAAPTPSAPARIGDTGLRPPDAVEALAPDAFFARLSALMAQNPARADDAQMRARLAALGVDRETGTLDRSGYGLLARRVIGRGVAVARTRLAEADRQPPGPEGWRTLTEGLGDYATNYALRAGVAHIGLGANLAADAIYPNASVDRDGQPLHSSHTYILRFEPGALPPADAFWSITLYDADGFLPEGAAGRHALGDRDDLTYDSDGGLTIRISTEPPGASPESNWLPAPPDAPFALTARLYVPRDPALSGEWTMPGVERR from the coding sequence ATGCGATATCTTGGCCCTGCGCTTTTCACCCTCATCACCCTCATCGCCGCCGCCGCGGCGGGCTGGTTTGCGCTGACCCGCAATCCGGACGGCCTGTCCCTGCGTGATCTCGGTCAGACCGCGGGCGAGGCTTATGTGTTTGGCTATCCTCTGGTGCTGATGGAGGAGACGCGCGCGGTGATGCTGGCGCGGGTCGAGGCTGACGGCGAACCGGGCGGCGTCAACACGCTGCATCACCGTCGTGACCTGCCCCAGGCCGGGGATGATACGGTGGTGCGGCCCAATCTCGACACGCTCTATTCCATCGCCTGGCTCGATCTGTCTGACGGGCCTGCCGTGCTGCGCTGGCCGGACATGGGGGAGCGCTACTGGCTGCTCCAGGTGCTGGACGCCTGGACCGATGTGGCCGGCGCGCCGGGTTCGCGTACGGCGGGGTCCGGGCCGGGGCTGGCCTTCATTACCGGGCCGGACTGGGACGGGCCGGCCCTGCCGGGTGCCGTGCATGTGCGCGTCTCGACGCCCATGGCCTGGGTGATCGGGCGCATTGAGATCGCGCCGGGCGAAGACTTCGCCCCCGTCCATGCCCTGCAGGATGGCATATCGCTAGCCGCGCCTACGCCCTCGGCCCCGGCGCGGATAGGCGACACCGGCCTGCGCCCGCCCGATGCCGTGGAGGCGCTGGCGCCGGACGCATTCTTTGCCCGTCTGTCCGCGCTGATGGCACAGAACCCGGCCCGCGCGGACGATGCGCAGATGCGTGCACGCCTCGCCGCGCTGGGGGTTGATCGGGAGACCGGTACGCTGGACCGGAGCGGGTACGGCCTGTTGGCGCGCCGGGTGATAGGGCGCGGGGTGGCGGTGGCGCGCACACGGCTGGCCGAGGCCGACCGCCAGCCGCCCGGACCGGAGGGCTGGCGCACGCTGACCGAAGGGCTGGGCGATTACGCGACCAATTACGCCCTGCGCGCGGGCGTGGCGCATATCGGGCTGGGTGCCAATCTGGCGGCGGATGCGATTTATCCCAACGCATCGGTCGATCGCGACGGCCAGCCACTCCACAGCAGTCACACCTATATTCTGCGTTTCGAGCCCGGGGCCCTGCCGCCGGCGGACGCGTTCTGGTCGATCACCCTTTATGACGCCGACGGTTTTCTGCCCGAGGGTGCCGCCGGGCGCCATGCGCTCGGGGACCGGGACGATCTGACTTACGATTCCGACGGTGGGCTGACCATAAGGATTTCCACCGAACCGCCCGGGGCCTCGCCGGAATCCAACTGGCTGCCAGCCCCGCCGGACGCACCTTTCGCCCTGACGGCACGCCTGTACGTGCCCCGCGATCCGGCGCTCTCGGGCGAATGGACCATGCCGGGCGTGGAGCGGCGCTGA
- a CDS encoding ABC transporter permease, whose translation MSDVTKPLERTAQDAVLSAPAMAASPPHAVSVSLTYAWRALLKIKHMPEQLFDVVVTPIMFTVMFTYLFGGALAGSTDAYLQFLLPGILVQTIVFTSVYTGFTLNTDISKGVFDRFRSLPVWSPGPIAGAMLADVFRFTASGVIVFIIGTLMGYRPEGGFIAVIPALLLLNAFALGFGWIFTALALSVRTPSTVMTLAWLVLMPLTFASNIYVDPATMPGWLQSVVAVNPVTLLVTAIRDVMAGTPDLRAVLLALLAPGLIAAVFGPITMWLYRKER comes from the coding sequence ATGAGCGATGTGACAAAGCCCCTGGAGCGCACCGCGCAGGACGCGGTGCTCTCCGCCCCGGCCATGGCCGCCAGCCCGCCCCATGCGGTGTCGGTCAGCCTGACCTATGCCTGGCGGGCGCTTTTGAAGATCAAGCACATGCCCGAACAGCTGTTCGACGTGGTGGTGACCCCCATCATGTTCACGGTGATGTTCACCTATCTGTTCGGCGGCGCGCTGGCGGGGTCCACCGACGCCTATCTGCAATTCCTGTTGCCGGGCATTCTGGTGCAGACGATTGTGTTCACCTCGGTCTATACCGGGTTCACGCTCAATACCGACATTTCCAAAGGCGTGTTCGACCGCTTCCGCTCGCTGCCGGTATGGTCGCCGGGGCCGATCGCCGGGGCGATGCTGGCCGACGTGTTCCGTTTCACCGCCTCGGGCGTGATCGTCTTCATCATCGGCACGCTGATGGGCTACCGGCCCGAAGGCGGCTTCATCGCAGTGATCCCGGCCCTGTTGCTGCTCAATGCGTTCGCGCTGGGCTTTGGCTGGATATTCACCGCGCTCGCCCTGTCGGTGCGCACGCCGTCGACGGTGATGACGCTGGCCTGGCTGGTGCTGATGCCGTTGACCTTTGCGTCCAACATCTATGTCGATCCGGCCACCATGCCCGGCTGGCTTCAGTCGGTGGTGGCGGTGAATCCGGTCACCCTGCTGGTCACGGCGATTCGCGATGTCATGGCCGGAACGCCGGACCTGCGCGCCGTCCTGCTGGCCCTGCTGGCACCGGGCCTGATCGCGGCGGTGTTCGGTCCGATCACCATGTGGCTCTACCGCAAGGAGCGCTAG
- a CDS encoding ATP-binding cassette domain-containing protein translates to MSLHAIETRALSRRFGEKRAVDGIDLEVRRGEIFAVLGPNGAGKTTLVRMLATLLRPSGGSALVLGHDIEREPREVRRKISLTGQFASVDEDLTGYENLLLLARLSGLKGADARGRAMDLLGAFDLADAAGKQAKDYSGGMRRKLDIASSLVRRPELLFLDEPTTGLDPRSRNQVWDIVRGLAASGTTILLTTQYLEEADQLAGEIAVVDHGRIIARGTSAELKATVGGGVLQISLTRSDRREDASRLLAGILHGELRAGGNGASLSVDVSDPDAGLAALSALSAAGITLSGYSLSQPSLDEVFFALTGRPPEAEDGPETGPDLKAAP, encoded by the coding sequence ATGTCACTCCATGCGATTGAAACCCGTGCCCTGTCGCGCCGTTTTGGCGAGAAGCGTGCTGTGGACGGCATCGATCTCGAGGTCCGCCGCGGCGAGATTTTCGCCGTGCTCGGCCCCAATGGCGCGGGCAAGACCACGCTGGTGCGCATGCTGGCGACGCTGCTGCGGCCCTCCGGCGGCAGCGCGCTGGTGCTGGGCCATGATATCGAGCGCGAGCCGCGCGAGGTGCGCCGCAAGATCAGCCTGACGGGCCAGTTCGCCTCGGTGGATGAAGACCTGACCGGGTATGAGAACCTCTTGCTGCTCGCGCGCCTGTCCGGTCTGAAAGGTGCTGACGCCAGGGGCCGGGCCATGGACCTGCTGGGCGCGTTTGATCTCGCTGACGCTGCGGGCAAGCAGGCAAAGGATTATTCCGGCGGCATGCGGCGCAAGCTCGATATCGCGTCCAGCCTGGTCCGCCGGCCCGAGCTGCTCTTCCTTGACGAGCCGACCACCGGGCTCGATCCGCGCTCGCGCAATCAGGTCTGGGACATCGTGCGCGGCCTGGCCGCCAGCGGCACGACCATCCTCCTGACCACGCAATACCTCGAAGAGGCTGACCAGCTGGCCGGGGAGATCGCCGTGGTCGATCATGGCCGCATCATTGCGCGCGGAACCAGCGCCGAGTTGAAAGCGACTGTCGGCGGGGGCGTATTGCAGATCAGCCTGACCCGTTCGGACCGGCGCGAGGACGCCTCCCGCCTGCTGGCCGGCATTCTGCACGGCGAGTTGCGCGCCGGCGGCAATGGCGCATCGCTGAGCGTGGACGTGTCTGATCCCGATGCGGGACTGGCGGCCCTGAGTGCCCTGTCGGCGGCGGGGATCACGCTGTCAGGCTACAGCCTCAGCCAGCCGAGCCTGGATGAAGTCTTCTTCGCCCTCACCGGACGCCCGCCGGAGGCGGAGGACGGGCCGGAAACCGGTCCAGACCTGAAGGCCGCGCCATGA
- the ppk2 gene encoding polyphosphate kinase 2, whose product MDKTFYKSELTRLQIGLVALQRHLIATEARLLIILEGRDSAGKDGVIKRIVQHQSPRDTRVVALGKPTERDRSSWYFQRWTEHLPAGGETVLFNRSWYNRAGVEPVMGFCTPAQHKAFLQNVGPFEQILVNDGLVLLKYYLDLSRAEQAQRLEDRWVNPLKSWKISPVDAVALKKFDAYSKARNTMLAVTGDPVAWRVVNADDKRAARLAIIRDVLKSAPCPDLPEDYGTPDPDVLRHWSPDDRPDDHLHH is encoded by the coding sequence ATGGACAAGACATTCTACAAAAGCGAGCTGACCCGGCTCCAGATCGGACTCGTGGCGCTGCAACGCCATCTGATCGCCACCGAGGCGCGCCTTCTGATCATTCTGGAGGGGCGCGACTCGGCGGGCAAGGACGGGGTGATCAAGCGCATCGTCCAGCATCAATCGCCGCGCGACACCCGTGTGGTGGCGCTGGGCAAGCCCACCGAGCGCGACCGGTCGAGCTGGTATTTCCAGCGCTGGACCGAGCATTTGCCGGCGGGCGGCGAAACCGTGCTGTTCAACCGCTCCTGGTACAACCGTGCCGGCGTTGAGCCGGTGATGGGATTCTGCACTCCCGCCCAGCACAAGGCCTTCCTGCAAAATGTCGGGCCGTTCGAGCAGATTCTGGTCAATGACGGGCTGGTGCTCCTGAAATACTATCTCGACCTGTCGCGCGCCGAGCAGGCGCAGCGGCTGGAGGACCGCTGGGTCAATCCGCTCAAATCGTGGAAAATCTCGCCTGTGGACGCCGTCGCCCTGAAGAAATTTGACGCCTATTCCAAGGCGCGCAACACCATGTTGGCCGTCACCGGCGACCCGGTCGCCTGGCGCGTGGTGAACGCCGATGACAAGCGCGCGGCGCGCCTGGCGATCATCCGCGACGTCCTCAAAAGCGCGCCCTGCCCGGACCTGCCCGAAGACTATGGCACCCCGGACCCGGACGTGCTGCGCCACTGGTCACCCGATGACCGGCCGGACGATCATCTGCATCACTGA
- a CDS encoding DUF2855 family protein: MGWALSIDQVNITDAAIVEAGARALEHGEARLAVRRFALTANNITYAAFGQAMGYWRFFPGPDGRGRLPVWGFAQVTESRAPGLDVGERVYGYFPAASELVVTPGKIRPDSFIDAADHRSALPAVYNRYVRCAADPAYDPQREAAQMVLQPLFLTSFLIDAHLRDTGFAGAQRITLTSASSKTALALAFLLGRSRPDGLRIEALTAARNAAFVEASGLYDDITDYDGIAAMDPAPARLIVDFAGAADVNRALHGRFGDNLKANIRVGGAHWDDSAPASDLPGPRPAFFFAPDHARDRIAEWGPDGFAKRQGEAWSQFVAAADDLLAWRSLTGGAEALGAYQSLVRGQVPASEALVVEVEER, from the coding sequence ATGGGCTGGGCGCTGAGCATTGATCAAGTCAACATCACGGACGCCGCCATTGTGGAGGCCGGGGCGCGCGCGCTTGAACACGGCGAAGCCCGCCTGGCCGTGCGCCGCTTTGCGCTGACCGCCAACAACATCACCTATGCAGCCTTCGGCCAGGCCATGGGCTATTGGCGCTTCTTCCCCGGCCCGGACGGGCGCGGGCGCCTGCCGGTGTGGGGCTTTGCGCAGGTGACCGAAAGCCGTGCACCAGGGCTGGACGTGGGCGAGCGCGTCTATGGCTATTTCCCCGCTGCCAGCGAGCTGGTGGTCACCCCCGGCAAGATCCGCCCCGACAGCTTCATCGATGCGGCAGACCACCGCTCCGCCCTGCCGGCTGTGTATAACCGCTATGTGCGCTGCGCCGCCGACCCGGCCTATGACCCGCAGCGCGAGGCCGCACAAATGGTGCTGCAGCCCTTGTTTCTCACCTCCTTCCTGATCGACGCGCATTTGCGCGACACCGGCTTTGCCGGCGCGCAGCGCATCACCCTGACCAGCGCATCCAGCAAGACCGCCCTGGCGCTCGCCTTCCTTTTGGGACGCAGCCGGCCAGACGGCCTGCGCATCGAGGCGCTGACCGCGGCACGCAATGCGGCCTTTGTGGAGGCGTCGGGGCTGTATGACGACATCACCGATTACGACGGCATCGCCGCCATGGACCCCGCCCCTGCCCGGTTGATCGTTGATTTCGCCGGGGCGGCGGATGTGAACCGGGCGCTGCACGGGCGTTTCGGCGACAATCTGAAAGCCAATATCCGCGTCGGCGGTGCCCATTGGGATGACAGCGCGCCCGCATCTGATCTGCCCGGACCCAGACCCGCCTTTTTCTTCGCGCCCGACCATGCCCGCGACCGCATCGCCGAGTGGGGACCGGACGGATTCGCCAAACGCCAGGGCGAAGCCTGGTCGCAGTTTGTCGCCGCAGCCGATGACCTCCTGGCCTGGCGCAGCCTCACCGGCGGGGCGGAGGCTTTGGGTGCGTACCAGTCGCTGGTGCGCGGCCAGGTGCCCGCCAGCGAGGCGCTGGTGGTCGAGGTGGAAGAGCGCTGA
- a CDS encoding [protein-PII] uridylyltransferase — protein sequence MIRPTSLPASLDGLRLRAELAACTRNGWDQPAERQAALAKLKAYLTRGRALAESRLQGASGGLEAARTLSGVMNAVLRALYDSIASDLTDQGARTPGLALCAVGGYGAGELAPHSDIDLLFLVDDPAPEHATLIVERTLYALWDSGLPVGGGAIRTVKEAIALARDDVSERTALLDIRSLTGDVRLVRKLLSAFEEELLGERAGAFAAAKLTERDARVDRQGDSRYAVEPHIKDGKGALRDLQTVRWLAQVLYGADAMERWVAVGLLSVTDVERYLNAADFFWTVRFHLHALVGRKDDRLSFDMQPGVAVRMGYDDRADALGVEAFMRDYFLKAIDVGALTRLVCAKLEADELKDAPGAAGRFLPSDGMADAEGLAEEGFTLRAGRLCFADPAAIESDPVMMLRLFEAAAARHYDLHPDAVARIGQSLRLIDDALRSDPRAARSFFAVLLDAEDPRMTLRAMTEAGLLGAYIPEFGDIVARTQFNMYHRFTVDEHTLNALGLLRLIEQGKLAGDHPLATSLAQKISSRRALHLAVLLHDTGKGKGDQCVEGAANARVAGPRLGLDENEVELTAWLIANHLEMSDAAQRRDISDPRTVLDFARLCGTLERLRLLTILTVVDIRAVGPGVWNGWKAQLLRDLYQATAAVLAEGGERGEDAARARLAARADAARAAFRSVVGRFDADFAQRWIGEMDDPYWLAFAESDRLRHAAFVRASAAMGRDIAAGVRIDKRRSACEVMVLAPDRDGLFADIAGALAREGANVVGAQVATTHGGQAFDVFFVQEGGGRPFGWSDPRARSRLKDAVETAARDGLAADWRLPVQPLRRREAAFAVSPYVKLDLEAADNALVIEASGRDRPGLLHALAHTLTGLGLSLQAARIDGYGQRAVDTFYVTCKGAKPDDPALLETITQALEAVLAEAEAALGTPSGAGPAPIPASAGR from the coding sequence ATGATCCGGCCCACCTCCCTTCCTGCCTCGCTTGACGGCCTGCGCCTGCGCGCAGAGCTTGCCGCGTGCACGCGCAATGGCTGGGATCAGCCGGCGGAGCGTCAGGCGGCTTTGGCCAAGCTGAAAGCCTATCTCACCCGCGGGCGCGCCCTTGCCGAGTCCCGGCTCCAGGGCGCCAGTGGCGGGCTGGAGGCAGCACGGACCCTGTCGGGCGTGATGAATGCCGTGCTGCGCGCGCTGTATGATTCCATCGCCAGCGATCTGACTGATCAGGGCGCGCGCACGCCGGGGCTGGCCCTGTGCGCCGTGGGTGGATATGGCGCGGGCGAACTGGCCCCGCACAGTGATATCGATCTGTTATTCCTGGTCGATGATCCCGCCCCCGAACACGCCACGCTGATCGTCGAGCGCACGCTCTATGCCCTGTGGGATAGCGGACTGCCGGTGGGTGGCGGTGCCATCCGCACGGTGAAGGAGGCGATTGCGCTGGCGCGCGACGATGTCTCTGAACGCACAGCGCTTCTGGATATCCGCAGCCTGACCGGCGATGTGCGGCTGGTGCGCAAGCTGCTGAGCGCGTTCGAGGAGGAATTGCTGGGCGAGCGCGCCGGTGCCTTCGCTGCCGCCAAGCTGACCGAGCGCGATGCCCGCGTCGACCGCCAGGGCGACAGCCGCTATGCGGTCGAACCTCATATCAAGGACGGCAAGGGTGCCCTGCGCGATCTGCAGACCGTGCGCTGGCTGGCCCAGGTGCTCTACGGCGCTGACGCCATGGAGCGCTGGGTGGCGGTCGGGCTTTTGTCCGTCACTGATGTGGAGCGCTATCTCAATGCCGCCGACTTCTTCTGGACTGTGCGCTTTCACCTGCATGCGCTGGTCGGGCGCAAGGACGACCGGCTGAGCTTTGACATGCAGCCCGGCGTGGCCGTGCGCATGGGCTATGACGACCGCGCCGATGCGCTGGGGGTGGAAGCCTTCATGCGCGACTATTTTCTCAAAGCCATCGATGTGGGCGCACTGACCCGCCTGGTCTGCGCCAAGCTGGAGGCCGATGAGCTGAAAGACGCGCCGGGCGCCGCCGGGCGCTTCCTGCCGTCCGACGGCATGGCGGACGCCGAAGGCCTGGCCGAGGAAGGCTTCACCCTGCGCGCAGGGCGGCTGTGCTTTGCCGACCCGGCGGCGATTGAATCCGATCCGGTGATGATGCTGCGCCTGTTCGAAGCAGCGGCGGCGCGCCATTACGATCTGCACCCCGACGCGGTGGCGCGCATCGGCCAGTCCCTGCGCCTGATCGACGACGCCTTGCGCAGCGATCCGCGCGCCGCGCGCAGCTTCTTTGCGGTGCTGCTGGACGCCGAGGATCCGCGCATGACCCTGCGCGCCATGACCGAGGCGGGTCTGCTGGGTGCCTATATCCCGGAGTTCGGCGATATTGTCGCGCGCACCCAGTTCAACATGTATCACCGCTTCACCGTGGACGAGCATACGCTCAACGCGCTGGGCCTGTTGCGTCTGATCGAGCAAGGCAAGCTGGCAGGCGATCACCCGCTGGCCACCAGCCTGGCGCAGAAAATCTCGTCGCGCCGGGCGCTGCATCTGGCCGTGTTGCTGCACGATACCGGCAAGGGCAAGGGCGACCAGTGCGTGGAGGGCGCCGCCAATGCGCGGGTTGCCGGCCCGCGCCTGGGGCTGGACGAGAACGAGGTGGAGCTCACCGCCTGGCTGATCGCCAACCACCTTGAAATGAGCGACGCGGCCCAGCGGCGCGATATTTCCGATCCACGCACCGTGCTGGATTTCGCGCGCCTGTGCGGCACGCTGGAGCGCTTGCGGCTACTGACCATATTGACCGTGGTGGACATCCGCGCCGTGGGTCCGGGTGTGTGGAATGGCTGGAAAGCCCAGCTTCTGCGCGATCTCTATCAGGCCACCGCCGCCGTACTGGCCGAGGGCGGGGAGCGCGGCGAGGACGCGGCCCGCGCGCGCCTGGCCGCCCGCGCGGATGCCGCCCGCGCAGCCTTCCGGTCTGTGGTGGGCCGGTTCGACGCGGACTTTGCGCAGCGCTGGATCGGCGAGATGGATGACCCCTACTGGCTGGCCTTCGCCGAGAGCGACCGGCTGCGTCACGCGGCGTTTGTCCGCGCCAGCGCCGCCATGGGCCGCGATATCGCCGCGGGCGTGCGCATCGACAAGCGCCGCTCGGCCTGTGAGGTGATGGTGCTGGCACCCGACCGCGACGGCCTGTTCGCCGACATCGCCGGCGCGCTGGCGCGCGAAGGCGCCAATGTGGTCGGCGCCCAGGTCGCCACCACCCATGGCGGGCAGGCGTTCGACGTGTTCTTCGTCCAGGAGGGCGGCGGACGCCCCTTCGGCTGGTCCGATCCCCGCGCACGCTCGCGCCTCAAGGACGCGGTGGAAACCGCCGCGCGCGACGGGCTGGCCGCCGACTGGCGCCTGCCCGTCCAGCCCCTGCGCCGGCGCGAGGCAGCGTTTGCGGTAAGCCCCTACGTGAAGCTGGACCTTGAAGCCGCTGACAATGCGCTGGTCATTGAAGCCTCGGGCCGCGACCGTCCGGGTCTTCTGCACGCGCTGGCGCACACGCTGACGGGGCTGGGCCTGTCACTGCAGGCCGCGCGCATTGACGGCTACGGCCAGCGCGCCGTGGACACATTCTACGTCACCTGCAAGGGCGCAAAGCCCGATGATCCGGCTCTGCTCGAAACCATCACCCAGGCACTGGAAGCGGTGCTCGCTGAAGCGGAAGCGGCGCTGGGGACCCCATCCGGCGCAGGCCCCGCGCCCATTCCGGCGAGCGCCGGGCGATGA